The Nostoc cf. commune SO-36 genomic sequence CCAAAAAGGATAAGCTAGATTATTTTGACCCACCAAAGTACTAACAGCACCAATCAATAAGCCATTAAATACCATTAAATAAGCTGTGTATGCTCCAGCCGTGATGCCACCGGCGACAGCCCCAAAAGACACCGACAAATTATTGATCATAATGCCACTAGATGCCAGAGGTTCAACGCCGACAATTGACCCCATCCACAATTTATGCTCATCTCGTACCTTGGTAATCAAGCTTTCAGGTACGATCAACGACATAAAACTGGGATTTTGCCAAGAATACCACCAAGCCACTAATGCCCCTACTAGAAACAGCGCCGTCGCCGTAGCAATGTATGCAAATGTTTTCTGAACTACAGATGGTAATCCCCAACGGTAAAATTCTAGAATTGCCTGCCATTCCTGTCGGCGTGAACCTTGGTAAATCTGCGTGTAGGCACGAGTTGTTAAAGATTGTAAACTTTGGATCAAAGTATTGCCGATTTGCTGAGTGCGGGCACGGGCTAAATCTGCGGCTACTGAACGATACAAACTCGCTAATTCTCTAATTTCTGCTGCCCTTAAGGACTTTAACCCTTTTTTTTCTATTTGCCTTAATAGGGCATCCAGACGCTGCCAATTTGCTTCTCGTCGTGCAATCCAACGTTGAATATTCATGAATTTTGGGAACACTGACTTTAACTTAGCTTAAGATAACCTCAAATTGAATCTCCGTAGTTTCAAGGGAAATTTGCCATTATGTCTGAAAATTTTGGATCTCCCAGTCCCATACAACCACTGAGTGTAGGAAATGTTGTCAGTGCTGCGGTGCGATTGTATCGTTCTCATCTGAAGGAATATTTTTTATTGGCGCTGAAAGCTTACGTATGGGTACTGCTTCCAGTTTATGGATGGGCTAAGTTTTATGCTCTTTCAGCGCTGATTTCTCGTTTGGCCTTTGGCGAGTTGGTCAATCAACCCGAAAGTATTTCGTCAGGTGAACGTTTTGTCAATTCTCGATTGTGGCAGTTTTTAGTCACAATGCTGTTAATGTTGCTGATTGGTATAGGGATTGGCTTAGGTTTTCTAGTTTTATTTGTCTTGTTTGGTTTTTTCTCAGCGTTCGTAGGGTTAGGACTACAAGGAAATCTAGCTACTTCTATTCTCATTGTTATCCTCACGATTGTGCTGAGTATTGGGGCAATTGTGGCAGTTTTATGGCTGCTTACACGATTTTTTTTAGTAGATGTGCCCCTTGCTATTGAAGATAATGTTGATGGTATATCAACTATTAGCCGTGGCTGGGAATTAACTCAAGGTCATGTATGGCGGATTCTGTTTATCTCATTTGTGGGCTTTTTAATCACAATACCTGCTCAAATTGTTCTCCAGATTATTTCTGCTGTGATTCAGGGAATTTTCTTACCCTTGATAAACGAAAATTCTACTATTTTTAGGCCAATTTTTCTTGTGCTGATCCTCGGATTAAGTTTTAGTACTGGCGCAATAATTTTGCCATTTTGGCAAGCAATTAAAGCTGTTATTTACTATGACATGCGGAGTCGTCGTGAAGGGTTAGGCTTGAAGTTACGCGATCGCGAAATTTAAACGACGGTACAAAGACGATTATGCACCTCTTCAATAATGTTAAATTTAATACTCCAGAAAGTGTAGAGCTAGAATTCACTCTTGCTGGAATCGGAAATCGTGCCTGGGCTTTGCTCATTGATTATCACGTTTTGGCTGTGATTTTAGTGGGATTTTTTACAGCTTGGTCTATCATTTCAGTCCCGTTAGGAGATTTTTGGGTAGATATTTTCGGTACTGGCGTGACTTTGTGGTTGATTGCGATCGCATTCCTTGTTAGTTTTATTATTTACATCGGCTATTTTGTATTTTTTGAAACTTTATGGTTTGGGCAAACACCTGGTAAACGAGTTGCTAAAATTCGCGTAGTTCGAGATGACGGG encodes the following:
- a CDS encoding DUF975 domain-containing protein; this encodes MSENFGSPSPIQPLSVGNVVSAAVRLYRSHLKEYFLLALKAYVWVLLPVYGWAKFYALSALISRLAFGELVNQPESISSGERFVNSRLWQFLVTMLLMLLIGIGIGLGFLVLFVLFGFFSAFVGLGLQGNLATSILIVILTIVLSIGAIVAVLWLLTRFFLVDVPLAIEDNVDGISTISRGWELTQGHVWRILFISFVGFLITIPAQIVLQIISAVIQGIFLPLINENSTIFRPIFLVLILGLSFSTGAIILPFWQAIKAVIYYDMRSRREGLGLKLRDREI
- a CDS encoding stage II sporulation protein M — its product is MNIQRWIARREANWQRLDALLRQIEKKGLKSLRAAEIRELASLYRSVAADLARARTQQIGNTLIQSLQSLTTRAYTQIYQGSRRQEWQAILEFYRWGLPSVVQKTFAYIATATALFLVGALVAWWYSWQNPSFMSLIVPESLITKVRDEHKLWMGSIVGVEPLASSGIMINNLSVSFGAVAGGITAGAYTAYLMVFNGLLIGAVSTLVGQNNLAYPFWAFVLPHGSLELPAIFFAGGAGFLLAKAILFPGKYRRGDALKFYGYQAVQLVFGIVPMLIIAGAIEGFFSPNPNVPDAIKYLAGIGLFVLLVMYCSRKKS